The genomic segment TCGTCGGGTTCGGCCAGCCTGCCCTTCCCGACATAACCGCAGGCGAGCTGGCCGGTGCCGGATTCGACGAACCGCACCCCGCGGCGCGCAAGCGTGTCCAGATTGTCCTGCACGGCGGGATGCGCCAGCATGTGTACGTTCATCGCGGGCGCGATCAAGACCGGCGCCGTCGTCGCCAGCAGCGTCGTGCTCAGCATGTCGTCGGCGATTCCGTGCGCGAGCTTCGCGATGCTGTTGGCTGTCGCAGGGGCGACCACGACCAGATCGGCCGCGTCCGCCCAGTCGATATGCTGCACGACGGCGGCATCCCGTTCGTCGAATACGTCAGTCGCCACCGGATGCCGCGACAGCGTCTGAAGCGTCAGCGGCGCGATAAACTTCGTCGCCCCTTCGGTCATGATAACGCGTACGTTCGCGCCTAGACCGACGAGCCGGCTGCACAGCGTGGCCGCCTTGTAAGCCGCGATCCCGCCCGTGATGCCGAGTATGATGGTTTTGCCTGAGAGCGAATGGTTCATTTAGAGCGCCCCTCCCTCGCGATTCTGAAAAAAAAACAACCTCGAAGGGTTGTTTGCAGCCGTTTATGCTTCTTCTTCGTTCTGTTCCGCGGCCAATTCTTCTTCGGAGATCGCTTCGACCGTAATGTAGTCCTTGAAAATCTCTTCGAGCGCGACGCCTACGACCTTGTGGGACTTGGGCGCGTGCAGCTTGCTGGTCTGGCCCTCGCGCAGCGACCGCGCGCGCTTGGAAGCCGCGACGACCAATGTGTACTTGCTGTCTACCTTGCGGACGAGCTCGTCAATCGATGGGTACAGCATCTAATCACCTCTCCGGTATGTTCTGCTTTTCGCGCAGGCCCTCAAGCTCGACGAACAGCTCGTGCAGGAAGCGCTCGCGCTTGCAATGCTCGGCGATCATAATGCTCTCGATCCGGCGGCAAGCCGCGTCGATCTCGTCGTTGACCACTGCGTAATGGTAATGCTCCAGCAGGTTCATCTCTTCGACCGCGACGGAAAGCCGATGATCGATCGTCGCCTGCGTCTCCGTGCCGCGCCCCGTGAGCCGGTCCTTCAGCTGCTGCAGCGACGGCGGAAGCAGGAAGACGAGAACGCCCTCGGGAAACTTCTCCCGCACCTTGACGGCGCCTTGAACCTCGATCTCCAAAATGATGTCCTTGCCCTCGGACAGCGTCTTCTCAACGAAGTCGCGCGGCGTGCCGTAATAGTTGCCTACGTACTCGGCATGCTCGAGCAGCGCGTCGCGTTCAATCATATCCTTGAATTGCTCGCGCGTCTTGAAAAAATAATTGACGCCGTCGATCTCGCCCGCCCGCGGCGACCGCGTCGTCGCGGAGACGGAATAGGTCAGGTCCGGCAGCTTGCGGCGCAGCGCCGCACAGACCGTGCCCTTGCCGACGCCCGACGGACCGGACAATACGATCAGCAAACCTCTGTTCATGGACTTCCCCGATTCATTCGTCATGTTCGTCGTCTTTGGTGGACAGGCGATGCGCCACCGTCTCCGGCTGGACCGCGGACAGTATCACGTGATCGCTGTCCGTAATAATGACGGCGCGCGTGCGGCGGCCGTACGTCGCGTCGATCAGCATATGCCGGTCGCGCGCTTCTTGAATGATCCGCTTGATCGGCGCGGACTCGGGACTCACGATGGAGATGATCCGATTCGCCGATACGATGTTGCCGAATCCGATGTTGATGAGCTTAATCGCCATGCCACTATTCCCTCCGGTCCATGTCTTGCTGGCAGCGGCCGGATGATGCCGGATAGGCACCATTGTTGCCACTCGCGCGCTTCCGCATACCGCAATCGATGGAATACGCTTGGCACCGTCCGCGTGCGGCATATGTAGAACGCCGGTTCGCGGCAGGCCATATTGATTCATTTTACTTGATAATCGTTGGTCGGACAAGAGGCGCAGCCGCAATTGTCGGCATGAACGCCGCTTTTCTCCTTGACGTAACGCGTCAGCTCGACCGTCATCTCATAATGAAGGAACGGCGTCATGAGATAGATACCGTTAAAATGCTTCATCGCCGCGTCGAGCAGCTCCTTGGCGACCGCGATCCCTTCGGCCTTTCCTTCCGCCCCCTCGAGACCGCGCATCCGCTCGCGGACGGCGTCGGACAACTGGATGCCGGGAACCTCGTTGTGCAAATATTCGGCATTTCGCCCGTTCGCCAGCGGGAAAATGCCAAGGAAGATCGGCACGTCCAGATGCTTGGTCCCCTCGGCGATCCGCTCGATCAGACCGACGTCGTACACCGGCTGCGTCATGATGTAGTCCGCGCCGGCGGCCACCTTCTTTTCGAGCCGCTGCACCGCTTTGTCGAGATGCTTGACGTTCGGGTTGAACGCAGCCCCGATGACGAACTTGGCCTTCTGCTTGAGCGCTCGGCCCGAGAAGGCAATGCCTTCGTTCAACTGCTTGATCATCTTGATGATCTCGAACGATGTCAGGTCGTACACCGAGCTCGAGCCGGGCAGGTCCCCGAACTTCGCAGGGTCGCCGGTCACGGCCAGCACATGGTCGATGCCGAGCGCGTCGAAGCCCATCATATGCGATTGCGTGCCGATCAGGTTGCGGTCGCGGCAGGCGATGTGCACGAGCGGCCGGATGCCGACCCGCTCCTGTACGAGCGCGCCGAGCGCCATGTTGCTCATGCGCGTGACCGCCAGCGAATTGTCCGCCATCGTCAGCGCGTCGGCGCCGGCGTCCCGAAGCGCCGCGGCGCCGTCCATGAAGCGGCCGATGTCGAGATCCTTGGGCGGATCGAGCTCGACGATGACGGTGTGGCGCATGCGGGCGAGCTCGGCGATGTTGGCCGGCTCGCCCCTGCCGTCATCCGCCGATACCGACGGCTGCCGGGACGGCGTTACGACGACTTGTGCGGCGGTCGCAGGCCGCAGCGATTCGGCCAATGACGGCACGTAGCCGCGCAAGGCGGCGGCGATCTCCGCGATATGCTCGGGCGTCGTCCCGCAGCAGCCGCCGAACAGTCGGACGCCGTTGTCCGCGAACGCCCTGGCGTTCTCGCCGAAGTAGGCCGGGGAAGCGGAATAGACGACCCGGCCGTCCTCGTAGTCCGGCAGGCCGGCGTTGGGGAAGGCGCTAAGCGGCAGCCCGAGATCGAGCGGGATATTCTGAACGGCGCGCAATATGCCGTTCGGACCGCTGCGGCAGTTGAAGCCGACCACGTCGGCTCCCTCGTCCCTGAGCCGGCGCAAAGCCTCTCCCATCGGCACGCCGTCGCGCGTCACGGCCGGGTCGTCTACGGCGAACTGGCAAACGACCGGCAGATCGCCCAGCCTGCGCGCGATGCGCAGCGCCAGCATCAGCTCGTCGAGCTCGAAAAACGTCTCGAGCAAAATGCCGTCCGCGCCGGCGCCGACGAGCGCGCCGATCTGCTCCTCGTAGTCGCGGGTAATCTCCGCCGTCCGCGCGTTTTTGCGCTGGCCGGCCCGGATCGCGCCGACCGCGCCGAGCACGTAAGCCGCGTCTCCCCCTGCCTGCCGCGCGAGCGCGACGCCCGCCGCATTAATCTCGGCGGTACGCTTTTCAAGACCGAACCGCACCAGGTTGCCATGCTGCGCGGCGAACGTATTGGTCTCGAGAACTTCCGCGCCTGCGGCCGCGTAGCGGCGATGAACCTCAAGGATCATCTCGGGCTTGATCAGGTTATATTCTTCGAACGCGACGCCGATCGGGAATCCCAGCTGGTAGAGGTAGGTTCCCATCGCCCCGTCGCCGACGAGCGGCCGCTGGCTCAGCGCTGTGCGAAAATCCGGTTTCAAGAGGCTTCCCATCCTATCTATGTCATAAATGATCGTGCGCAGATTCGTTCTATTAATGTAGCATACTTCTTCCCGCGCGGAAATGGCAGTCGCGTCTTCGAAGCTTGAATATCCCTTTAAAAACAGCGAAAAACCCGGACAAGGTCCGGGTTCCCGAGGAACGCGAAGCGAATGCAGGCAGCAGCCAGGCCGCGGCGCCTCCGTCAGACCGTGCCGGTATACACTGCTTCGGCCGGACCGGTCATATAGACGCGGTTGTTGCCCTCGTTCCACTCGATGAACAGATCGCCCCCAGCCAGCGAGATCGTCGCCGAGCGGCCGGTCAGCCCGTTCAGCACGGACGAGACGAGCGTCGCGCAGGCGCCGGTGCCGCAGGCGAGCGTCGGACCCGCGCCGCGTTCCCAGACGCGCATGTCGACTTGCTCGGCCGAGTTGACCTTTGCGAATTCGACGTTGATCTTGCGCGGGAACAGCGGATGCGTCTCGAGCTTCGGTCCCCACTTGGCCAGGTCGAAGCCGACCGCGTCGTCCAC from the Cohnella hashimotonis genome contains:
- the rpoZ gene encoding DNA-directed RNA polymerase subunit omega; amino-acid sequence: MLYPSIDELVRKVDSKYTLVVAASKRARSLREGQTSKLHAPKSHKVVGVALEEIFKDYITVEAISEEELAAEQNEEEA
- the gmk gene encoding guanylate kinase: MNRGLLIVLSGPSGVGKGTVCAALRRKLPDLTYSVSATTRSPRAGEIDGVNYFFKTREQFKDMIERDALLEHAEYVGNYYGTPRDFVEKTLSEGKDIILEIEVQGAVKVREKFPEGVLVFLLPPSLQQLKDRLTGRGTETQATIDHRLSVAVEEMNLLEHYHYAVVNDEIDAACRRIESIMIAEHCKRERFLHELFVELEGLREKQNIPER
- the remA gene encoding extracellular matrix/biofilm regulator RemA, with translation MAIKLINIGFGNIVSANRIISIVSPESAPIKRIIQEARDRHMLIDATYGRRTRAVIITDSDHVILSAVQPETVAHRLSTKDDEHDE
- a CDS encoding bifunctional homocysteine S-methyltransferase/methylenetetrahydrofolate reductase, translated to MKPDFRTALSQRPLVGDGAMGTYLYQLGFPIGVAFEEYNLIKPEMILEVHRRYAAAGAEVLETNTFAAQHGNLVRFGLEKRTAEINAAGVALARQAGGDAAYVLGAVGAIRAGQRKNARTAEITRDYEEQIGALVGAGADGILLETFFELDELMLALRIARRLGDLPVVCQFAVDDPAVTRDGVPMGEALRRLRDEGADVVGFNCRSGPNGILRAVQNIPLDLGLPLSAFPNAGLPDYEDGRVVYSASPAYFGENARAFADNGVRLFGGCCGTTPEHIAEIAAALRGYVPSLAESLRPATAAQVVVTPSRQPSVSADDGRGEPANIAELARMRHTVIVELDPPKDLDIGRFMDGAAALRDAGADALTMADNSLAVTRMSNMALGALVQERVGIRPLVHIACRDRNLIGTQSHMMGFDALGIDHVLAVTGDPAKFGDLPGSSSVYDLTSFEIIKMIKQLNEGIAFSGRALKQKAKFVIGAAFNPNVKHLDKAVQRLEKKVAAGADYIMTQPVYDVGLIERIAEGTKHLDVPIFLGIFPLANGRNAEYLHNEVPGIQLSDAVRERMRGLEGAEGKAEGIAVAKELLDAAMKHFNGIYLMTPFLHYEMTVELTRYVKEKSGVHADNCGCASCPTNDYQVK